The Populus alba chromosome 6, ASM523922v2, whole genome shotgun sequence genomic interval attctttttctaataaaaaagttgaacaTGCAGGCTTTTTCTGCAcctttatttacataaaaaatattaagtgtaaattaaaaattttgtacACAcgtctaattaaataaatctagaatcatctatttcaataaattttttaaaaaatcattaacaataactaaatacaTATCTTGAAAAGTAAAGAGGCAGAAATAGataaagatatttgatctcgcAACACTAGTCATTTACCCGACAATGTTCAATGACtctgttaattaaaataattttttattttattaataatagtagAAATAGGCacatataaaattgattgaataaaatcaaagaaaaacaatatcttaCAAGGTTGCACCTATTACAAAttctatccaaaaataaatattttaatctttaaaaataatttttcaattatacaaaacataaagcaaattatagataaattagaataacctcttaaaaaattaaatacacataaaataatgaaaaaacaaccactatttaaaaagatgtaaataaaaaatcatagagaagtggtattaatttaaatataattttaaaacttatttaaaaaacacatataaaaaaatgattttttaaaaggcaaaaaaaaaaaaaaaaaaaagaataaggcCAAGCGTTGCTAGGCCTGAACCATTTAGAAAGGCCCTGCGAGCGGgctctatttatatatatataaaaaaacttaattagggcaaatgacatgtcatccgactaattttttttttgaaaaaaaaagtttagatgATGCATCACTTGATTTTCCCTAGATTCCAACTGTTATCCCTAGATTCCAACTGTTATAGCaagtgaaaaaaacaagttcatGTTTTATTacccaaaaacttattttgactaaaaaaacaactagaaaaGAATCTAAACATCTTAGCAAACACATAAatgaccttaaaaaaaaaaaaaaaaacacacacacagagaaacctaaaataaaaaatattctaagttTATATCTGGTTTTTAGGACAATTtcgaggtaaaaaaaaaacataaacggAACTCTCCTAATCAAATGAAACCCGTTGACACCATGCCAACAATTTTGGTGGTCAGAATCGGTGTTAAAActgattttctttctctttcaccAATTCTAATTatctttctctcctctctcaaacccgatattaaaaatatataggttcatatataaaattatccatAAAATAATTGCTAACATTACTCTTAAAACCTTTgatcttatttaaaaagtatggtatcatcatataattttaaaatatcattataactgttttatttaaaaataattttatttaaaaatatatatatattttttaaagaaaaaatctagGGAAGGGCTAAGAGAATCACAAGTGCACTTTGGACTTAAAAAGTTGTATTAGGTATATCTCGGATTGCAAGGCTAAACCAACGAGCctatcttaaaaaaagaaaaaaaaaaaaaatgataagttaTTCAAGTAAACTCAAACcattagttaataattttttattttttattttcagaataatttaattattttattgttttcgaaaactttaaaaaaaatgtagaacctctagataattttttaataatcaatatGCCATGTGAAAAGTTTAAATTACAGAAACACTAagacatttcttcttcttttttttcttccaataataaaaaaataattttattatattaatgaatAGTAAACTAAGTGTAGTtgcacaatttttttatagtcgtttttagagttttttttgttaattattccATCAAATTGTTGTTAATCACAAGAAAACACACAAATTTTCCAAATAGGCATGAGGCATGCCAAATTGCTAAATTTAAATTTCGAAGGACATAAATGGAAATTAATCAGCCAACGACAGTGAACAAGAAGGTGGCATGATGCAAGGACTGTAGGTTTATGAAGCAAATGACATGTCGTTATTGAAAAATCCCAAGCAGGCATGAGAAGCCATCCCATCCCATCCCAGTCCAGAACGAACAAATTCAAAGACTCATCacaaattttgaattctttcttcttcttatccTCCTCCAAAAAGgagagtaaaaaagaaaagaaaatggtggGAGCGAACTTGAAAGCAGAAACGATGAAACTGATGGAGAAGAGAAGTGCTTTGGAAACTGAGATGAATGTCATCATCGACCGCCTCTGTCAGCCTGGCGGTCCTGGTCTCTCCGGCAACCTCGTCGATTCTGAGGCAcataaattttcttcttcttcttcttcttttttagggttttatgtATCCGTGGCTGTTAAGATTTGCcgagtattttttgttttaatttatttcttaaaaaaaattctagggtTTTCCTCGGTCGGATATTGATATTCCAGTCGTTAGAGCTGAACGACACCGTCTTGCTGGTATTTCCCTTCCCTTtccctttaacttttttttttttttttacttcaatctctgtagtttttttttgtgttttgtatcAATAGAGCTGCGGAATGATCATAAGGAGATTACAgagaaaataaatgagaatATACAAGTTCTGCATTCAGCCAGGCTTGCAACCAAAGATTCAGGTACGTAGATATGTAATAATGTTATTAATTGAGCAATGTTATTTGCTCATATTTTCTCTCAATTATCATTGCATGTTGGGCATGGACTTGCAATACAAATACTTGCCTCGTTTGTATTGAATGATGACAAGTAGTTAACTGTGCTTATGTTCTTCATTGGAGAGgaacaaaatacaaaactaatcaaatgattaaacgatgatcaatctttattttcatgttttttttttttagaaaaacacattttctGTTGGCAGTCATCTTTGATCGCTTCCTGTTCATATCTATAATAGAGTTTATATGTCTCCCACGAGCCAATTATCTCTGCTTAACTTCTATACTTCAAGATAGAAATACTTATGCTATATCTCAATAAGAGAATGGCTTCTTCTCTGTGATAAGTTGACTGACTAGTTCTTCCTCACTTGCATGGAAATGATGGGGTGTCAAATAATCAAAACTCAGTGGTTGGCAATGCTTTTCCATCTGTAACTTCCCACAATGTTGTTCTTAGAGATTCTTCCAGTTCCATGGATGTGGACATGATGGCTAGCGTACCCTTTGCTGTGGTTGATGAAATTACCGATGCATCCCCAACAGCAGAGGATGGTCTGCAACTTGGAGATCAACTTGTTAAATTTGGTACTGTGGAATATCAAGTTGGTGAGAATCTTTTGCAAAAGCTTGCTTCTGAGGCTCAGGCAAATCAGGGTCATGCAGTACCAGTGATAGTTATGAGGCAAGGTGCTCCCATCAACTTATCAGTGACTCCTAGAGTGTGGCCTGGCAGGGGTCTACTGGGGTATGTCtgcctttcattttcttcttttcgtACAATTCCATGCAATTCATGATTGAGTCCTTGTTTTTAATGTGTTCTATCCAACAAAGTTTTTCCTTTACTAAAACTATTGGTATGTGCTGCTACTACCACCACCAAGATGAAAAATCTGACCAGCCTGAGTTGTTGTGTATAGTATTCTTAgcaggtttttatttttttgttatttgttgctTGTAGTCTACATACGATTTAGATTAGTTTGTGGAAAAGGTGCCCTACAAAATTTGATAATATTGCAAATTCTGGAACATGACATCCTTAAAAAATATGGATTTCAACGTATGTATGAAAAGGGGGGTGGGGGTGATGGCAGAAAATGATTCAGATTAGAATGAGGTGCTGAGGATGGTAATGCTGGGATATACTTAatctgaaaaaattcagaagttttttttttttttgctaaaatttaatgcgGTTTGTACCTTgtggatcattttaatgtgctgatgtcaaaaatgatttttaaaaaataaaaaaacatcattggcatgcatttcggcacgaaaagttatttgaaaagcaaccactaccacactgccaaacacgctcagattgacaataaaaaatttcatgcttgcttttttttttttgtatgtttcttTTGAAATATCATCAAATGGCTTTAATAATTCTCGGGAACACTGgttgtgtttttcttatttctaaatataaacTTCAATTGTCTTTTGCATACTGGTTGTTTTTTCACTGGTGTTCTAGCAAGTAAAAACATACTCATATGGAACTTCTTGGAATACTGCAAGCAGGTCTTCAAATTGGGTTACTGCATTCTTTGAATAGGCAAGTATTGTATAGCCTTCATGAAATCTACTACGAGACTATGGCATATATTGTCACAAGTCACAACCAATAAATCATCCTTTTATAAATCTGGTTGGGCTTGTCTAGGTTTAGATGGAAAGAGAAGCTTCTTTCAAGGCTCCCTTAAGAgttattatgatgtttttaaacTAATTGCTAAGTCTGGCTGTTGTGACTATACTAGATTTCTTTTCCctacttttgttctttttttttttttttccagtatcAACTCAGCTCTCCATCTTATTGGTGCCAAATTTAGATACAGCAGGAGGGGATTGCCACTGCATAAGTTGTGTGTTACTTAGAATCATGGTTGTTAAATTGAGATTCGACTCCTGAATCGGAAAGCCCATTTTTGGAATCGTGAATCATTGCTTTCTTtcacccttttctttctttgtgaaaaattaatttataatctgtTTCAGTTTCAAGAAGACATATTAGTTAAAGAAAATTGCTCATATGTTTTtgtcatccatgacttctagaATAAAGCTTCCTATTATTACCATCTCTTTTAAAAAGCAATGCATCGTACTGAATTGAATCATGACTGATTCACAAGATTCACAAGATTCACGTGCACTTGAGATTTAACCCATGTTTAACATTGTTTTGAATGTGAATCAAGATGAATTGTAAGATTCGAATTGTTAATCGTAAGATTCTAACAGCCATGCTTAGAACTGCTATAGCTAAGTTATTTTGGACATGTGTGCCTATATATCGATCATCACACATATGCCTTGCTACTGCTAATTCATGAGGTTActaattcttttgttttattttattttatttgatatgctTGCAGATGCAGTTTCCGGATCTTATAACTGTTTCTGGGATAACAGGGAAGGTGGTTGGTTGGTTTTATTGCCAGTTGCAACTCTGTTTCGGATAGGTATTTCAGCATTAAAAATTGTTTCTTCAGTTTTCAAGAATCAGATATTGGTCTAGCAAGTTTTACTATGCACTCTAAATTTGTCTGACTTGAGCTTGTTTCAAAGATGTCTAAAGAACTGCTTGATGCTAATTCGATTGTCTTTGTTTTGCCTGCCTTTCCTCTCTTCTGGTTATGTGCGTTGTCCGTGTTTTGTCTGAGCTCCATTTGAATTTTGAAGGCAAAAATTCATTCATGTTAGAAAACAGGAGCCCTCACAATCAAAGATCAGCCTTGCATTTCACGACACATGCCCATTTCTATTCGCTGACTCACATACAATGACTTGTAATACCTCTCCTTATGCTAATTGCTCTGAGATATGGCCGGAAAGGGTATTCGCTGGTATACAAATTTGTTGATTCCAGCATTATAACGACCCCCAAAATGGGATATGCCAATGATCAACCTGCAGCCTGCAGATCCAACGCATCTCCTGCATGCGAAGATGGAACCTGTCACTCTTCTCTTCACTTCCCTAACTTGGGAAGTGAAGACTGCGGCCCTCACGATCTTCACTGATCTTCCCTCTCTTTTACTAACTTGCCTCGTCACTGAATTTAACGTTGATTAACTGGATGAGTATGGCAGAGTACACAGTACACAGTACACAGGAGATTAATTGACCTTGCTGTCCTTGCTGCATCTGCCTGTCCGGGGACATCCACGTTTCCATGTCTCAATTGATATGGTGACTGAGATTTTGAGATGTGTGGAAGTTgacttattttaataaaaaaaattaatatatatttgacaGTAATCATTTAGCAGGCAGCCATGCAGCAGGCAGGTAGTGAGGGTAAAATCTCAAGTGCGGTCACTTCCTATAAATTGGTTGCCAAAAAGCGACCCATTGCTAATTTATTCCTCTCTTGATTTCTAAGCACTGCTGTATACCTAAtccttttgaaatcttgcatgAATACGAAATCATTGATCAACTTCAGTCTAAAAGTTCTTGCGGCACGCTTGACTCCCTTGACTCTCTTTTGGCTTTTACTATTTGGAGTTTGATGTTTAGCCTGCAACTTCAGTCTAAAAGCCTACTAGAAAGTTGCGGTGACAAGACATTTAGAGAAGATATCTCACCTTAGCAGCGCTTTTCTTGGATCAGCGAAAGGAATGTTGAAGCTGTTTCCTTTTGGGAAGTTGCAATGGACAGAAATAGAAATACCTCGCCAGCTACCTGATCGTGTTAGTACATCTTTATAAAAGTTTGACACGGCAAAAGAAAGGAGTTGTTGGCGTTGTTGGATTGTTGGCcattaaagtaaaaaatcaatccaaattttaataaatatctgCATCAAAGTCCTAGTAGAACCAAAGTGACTCAGAGagtgatatatttcagtttacTATATGGTAAGGTGGGGCTTTCCTAAATTCctaatttcattttgtttttgaagaggATGTGATTTAAAAGATCAACTAAATCTTCAAATTTATTCCCAGAAATGAAAGAATCTCATTCATTATAGTGAACACCGCATATATACTTCACTAAAATATGGTATAAATAATCTATGTTAGAGTGTTAAATGACATACAATAATAACaagtgctatatatatatatacataaaagtTTCCCATGCGGTAGGTGCTATACATCACtttgattatttctttttcaaaaaaatcttaactATCTTAAGAGATAACAATACAATAATGTTCTACAAAATTCAAGTAGTTTAGGTGCAAGATTTATATGTTAGATAATTAGTTAATCTCTTGATTATAGCAATCCGATCCATACTCCCAAACAAATATGACTGGTGGCTGGTACTTGCAAAAGATCTCATTTTGTAGATTTAGGGACTCTGATtagtaagaattttttttaaagaaaaaaatataataatattttaaagagataTACTctgaatgtgtgtgtgtgtgtgtgtgtgtgtgtctatatatatatatatatatatatatatatatatatatatatttgcaataGAAAATGAAGATTATGAACCTGGAGCTTGAAGGATTCATGAGGTATTTATAACCCATgaatcttgttttgttttgttttatatattttttttttaatgtggagaGGAAGGGATGGAGTGTAATCTTGCCTTGATAGAATTTAATTAGGGATAAAAACCCCTTACATAAATATTAATGCGATGTAAATATGTTAGGCTTTTGCAAGATCATTCATACATCTAGGGGTGCATGGAGAGTAGGATATAAAATATAGTTGAGTTCATGAAGGTTGGGCTCTTCCCTTAGGCTGGACCTGAGGGGCTGGGTCATTTCTTCGGCTGAGCCTAAGGGAGGTGAGTTCTTTCTTTAGGTGAGCCCAAGGAAGATGGGTCCTTTCCTTGGTTGAGCCCAAGGAGGTGGGTCCTCAGGGTCTTTTAGGCtagttaaatttgaatttattagcAGTCCCTAAGTCTTTGTGATATTTATACGTAAAGATTTGTAAAAATACCTTGTACAACgagtttattaattttcttcataTAAGAAAAGGAGTGGAAACCCAAGGTAATTTATTAAAGAACCCATAAATAAGGGCATacatcatatttgaaaaaaaattataagtacgTAGAAGGGAACCATAAAGGAATCTATACTAATAAAATTTTCCAGAAGCATAAGGTAAAACAATAAAggaatatatatttagaaaatttttcTAATAGATAGAAAAATCTATAGAGAAAGAGCCTACAcgtagaaatatttttaagtggGTGAGGGGAACCCATTGGAGGAACTTGTTTGGAGGAACTCTCATCTCTAAACTTATTGGAAGAACTCCTTTTAGAGTAACTCCTATTAGAGGAACTCTCATCTCTGAACTTATTGGAGGAACTCTTATTAGAGAAACTCCTATTGAAGAAACTCAACTCCTTTTGGGGGAACTCTTTTTAGAGGAACTCAACTTCTATTGAAGGATGAATCACATACTTAGTAAATTTATAAGAGGTCGAGGGGAACCCATTGAGGGTGGTGATATTACACTGGTGAGACCAAGTCAATCTTTTTCTTGGAGGGTGGTGCCATTGCACTAGAAAGATCCTTGATCAATCCATTCTAATGAGAGTTACGCTACTACACTACGAAGACCAAGTCAGTTCCTTTAAATAAAAGTGATGTTATTACATTAGGAAAATCAAGTCAATCCCTTTTCAAGAAAAGTTGTTGCATTAGAGAGGTGTGTGACTTTTCTAGGATGACATGACACGTGAGAACCCCCCCAATAAAGAGTGGTCAATGGATTGTGAGAGATATATGACCTCCCTAGAATGACATAGGGTGTGAGAGCCCCCTGTTGAAGAGTGATGCTAATTTGAGACTACATTAGAGAGGCTGGAGATCCAAGATCAATCCCTGATGAATTGGTGAAAGTCTCTTCGACATCACCTAGTGACGGTCCTAGCCTAAGAATAAAGGGATCCAAGATCAACTCATTGTGAATTGGTGAAAAGCTCCTAAGCATTACCGGGAGAATGTGTCAGTTCAAAACTGCACTAAAGAATAAGGGATCCGAGATCAAGGCTCTTTGGCATTACCTGGAGAATATTTTAGTCTGAGACTAGAGAATAAAGGATCCAAGATCAATCATTAGTGAATTGGTGAGAGGCTCTTAGGCATCACTTGAAGAATAGTGTTACTGCATTAGAGAGTTGTCGTGTCAATCTTATCCATGAAGAGTTGCAATCGCACTAGGGAGGATTTAGATTCATCCCTTCCAAGGTAAATTATGCAATTGCACTAGAAAACCAAGTTAATCCCTTCCAAGTTAAATTTTGTAATAGAACTAGGGAGATTAAATCCATCCCATCCTTGAAAGGTTGTGGGGTTGTTGCCCTAGAGAGCCTTCTTGTCAATCTCATCCTTGAAGAGTTGTGCAATCACATTGGAAAAACCAAGTTAATCTATTCCAAGTAAATTATACAATAGCATTAGGGAGATTAAATCTATCTCATCCTTGAAAGGTTATGGAGTTGTGGAATgacctgaaaatataaaaaacaagctttaaaaattgatgaattttttatcaattcccACAGACAGTGCCAATTATGATAtcctaaaaaaatccaagtagctTAGAAACAATGCTTATATGTTGTTTGATAATCGGTTAATATCTTGATTATAACAATCTAATCCATTCTTTATAGTCAGGGTGATTGGTAGCTTATAAATGATGCCTAGTAGGTCAAGGTGACTGATacttgtaaaatgtttttttttttatatagatttaaaaactCTTAGATGCTTAagtaaatatctttttagaaagagaaaatataatgatattataaaaaagatagactttgaaaatatatatgcaataaaaaataaagatgtaaATCTAAAACTTGAAGGATTTATAGGGTATTTACAACTTATAAATCTTATCCTTTAATTGAGAGAATGAGGTGGAGTGTATTCTTACCTTgatagtatttaatatttttcatacatCTAGGGGTACAgggataatattatataaaatatagctGAGTTCATAAAGGTTGAGCTCTCCTCCAAGCTTTACATAATGGAGTTAGGTCATTCTCTTAGTTGAGCCTAAGAGAGGTAGGTCCTCAGGATCTTTTTAGACCTATTAAATTTAGGTTTATTACAATCTAATCCAATCTCAtaatttatcctaaaaaaaaaaaagcaatgtaatgactctttttttatccatataaggataacatttctcttttttttttcattcatatttTACAACTAGTAACTCCACTTGATTAATTGTTAGCacttaacattttaatttcttttacaagttgtttgaattttttgaattgaactcaatttaaaaagttttaataaaatatcatgtattaaattattttgagtattaaaaattaaattttaaataaattcaatctttaaaaattatataataataaattagagtCTAATCCCtcttaattaatgttaaaactaaCCTTTTAAAGAACTCAtccatctatttatttttttaagaaacatgaataatataaaaaataaaataaaataattttttttatatataaatatcaattgaATGAACAATTGTGATCTTTGacaaccttttcatttttttttttttttttttaatctagtgtGAGACACAAGAAAAGTATAAGATAAAAACCGGAGACAGCAAGTAAATTACAGCTCTAAACCGACTGTCCCAGTCAACATCACTCCCTCACTCAACCAAGAACCccaatcctctctctctctctctcactcagTCACTCACTCGCTCTGACTTTCTATCTCTAGAAATAGAGAGACTTCAATTCTCTTCCGTAATAGATCACATTTTCTCTGCAATTTTCCCTTCcatttttctcaagaaaaaacaaaacaaaaaaaagaaaatgaaaattccaAGTAGTGTACAGAAATATGTCAGCTTTATTTACCATTTGGTGGTGTTGGATTGACTGAAACGACACAGTTTAAAAACCTTACCTTTTTTAAGGAGGTAACATtacctttctctctctttccatCTCGTTTTTAACAATGCAGAATGGAATCATTGTGTTTCGAGGCTTATTTTGAATATACAATGGAGGGCCTTTTGTAGTTTActgtgatttttcttcttcttctagtgTATAAAAATCCTGTCTTTGATGAATAGTTGAAGTTATTTTGGTGTGTTTTGAAGTGGATTGCTTTTAAAAGGAGTTTTTGGGGCTGATTTGAGGGAAAAAGTTAAgagatttttgtgtttttatttgaggTTCAGTGGAGTGAGCCCTAGTGGTGGTTGAAGTGTAAATTTGTTGAAAAGGTAAGATATTTTTTGGGAGCTTCAGGGTTTGGCTGGTGAATGTGGGTACTGGAGGTGGATAACTGTAATGGGTTTGTGATATTTAAGCGTTTTGTGCTAGTTGGAGCTTAAGTTGTTTTGCAAAATGGGGTCTTAGTGAATTCTCTTGGTGGGTTTCTGgtgattttgtttaatttgaggAGGATTTGAGGGAAGCTTGATAAATTTGGAAATCTCGGGTGGCTTTGAGGCAAACAAGGTGAAGATCTCTTGAAAAACAGTGTCAAATTGAAGTTGTTTTGGACAATGTCAGGAGCTCCAAGAGTGAGGTCAATGAATGTGGCCGACTCTGAGGCTAGGTCTGTGTTAGGACCTACTGGAA includes:
- the LOC118043851 gene encoding uncharacterized protein → MRSHPIPSQSRTNKFKDSSQILNSFFFLSSSKKESKKEKKMVGANLKAETMKLMEKRSALETEMNVIIDRLCQPGGPGLSGNLVDSEGFPRSDIDIPVVRAERHRLAELRNDHKEITEKINENIQVLHSARLATKDSVVGNAFPSVTSHNVVLRDSSSSMDVDMMASVPFAVVDEITDASPTAEDGLQLGDQLVKFGTVEYQVGENLLQKLASEAQANQGHAVPVIVMRQGAPINLSVTPRVWPGRGLLGCSFRIL